The Plasmodium vinckei vinckei genome assembly, chromosome: PVVCY_14 genome window below encodes:
- a CDS encoding N2,N2-dimethylguanosine tRNA methyltransferase, putative, translating into MVRGDDEMPRNDSHKRNCVRAENSNKKHHGNAKQNGINNNIEENDKNMKADNNKHIYEGCVKIKNKNKHIFYNKAQVFNRDMSIVLIKALELYLKNKNKDNEKTIFRGFNVIELLSASGIRSIRYAKELKETINHIVANDIDKYACKQIKRNFKRNNIDNDKYTILCNDANVVMNILNIDNAYMRKRNNKRLDIGFTYINNTNNYNEYFKEALNFLKFITKYNNMKSHEEDKDNQGNKNTYDNGKEQIISNGYDSDSTDFSTDCEMNTKIDLIKENKDVNNICNENMKDLSKNADIKIWDEKEKDKSNAEMKQGEMSVDEEIKKRQFAERYIFDIIDIDPYGSSICYLESCIKYGRSNFFMIITNTDMRILNGKFPDVSFYKYNSMIFNKKVNYNTEFSIRVLFYKLKNIASKYKKHIIPFCSLNIDFYIRMLVQVLDDPLQTKDLCIDTGIVYQCTKCSSFQINPVASKKTINFTETNNVSLSQRRKMNKKKKEQNSKDTNLENNSTDKNQTNIYENETKDNQLNDDEVANTEKEAEENSHDKTPEAIPNGNDTNFHIGYKYKNSKLNVSHKCEECGGDILIGGPIYIGKLHSNDFINTCISLLENLDEHNLSAIKTRERILINLRCLKQEINVPLYYNLQSLFRNFKICSFSRKLIVNALLNLNYEVSYFHRDPDSIKTNAPNNIFMDVFRAIVFKINSKSKKNSNNIQDKANGEVNDGDQSNESKQDGDNNNSNIVKKIYSIHTIKDEKLKEKLLTCDFFKKNSSFDNINISNIMKKQPYVKLFTIENPEPFWGPLKKHSEKF; encoded by the coding sequence atggTAAGGGGTGATGATGAGATGCCACGGAATGATAGTCACAAAAGAAATTGTGTAAGAGCCGAAAATTCGAATAAAAAGCATCATGGAAATGCCAAACAAAATGggataaataataatatagaagagaatgacaaaaatatgaaagctgataataataaacacATATATGAAGGTTGCGTAAAaattaagaataaaaataaacatatattttataataaggCACAAGTTTTTAATAGAGATATGAGTATAGTTTTAATAAAAGCATtggaattatatttaaaaaataaaaataaggataatgaaaaaacaatatttagAGGTTTTAATGTTATCGAATTATTAAGTGCTAGTGGAATTAGAAGTATAAGATATGCAAAGGAACTTAAAGAAACTATTAATCACATAGTTGCAAATGATAttgataaatatgcatgtaaacaaataaaaagaaattttaaaagaaataatatagataacgataaatatacaattttatgtAATGATGCTAATGTTGTTATGAATATACTAAATATTGACAATGCTTATAtgagaaaaagaaataataaaaggcTAGACATAGGTTTTACATATAtcaataatacaaataattataatgaatatttcaaagaagctctaaattttttaaaattcattacaaaatataataatatgaaatcACATGAAGAGGATAAAGATAATCAaggtaataaaaatacatacgATAATGGAAAAGAACAAATAATTTCAAATGGATATGATAGCGATTCAACAGATTTTTCCACCGATTGTGAAATGAATACAAAAATTGACctaattaaagaaaataaagatgtgaataatatatgtaatgaaaatatgaaagATTTATCGAAAAATgctgatataaaaatttgggATGAAAAGGAGAAAGACAAGAGCAATGCAGAAATGAAACAAGGCGAAATGTCAGTTGAtgaagaaattaaaaaaaggcAATTTGCAGAAAGGTACATATTTGATATTATAGATATAGATCCTTATGGTTCTTCAATATGTTATCTTGAAAGTTGCATAAAATATGGAAGaagtaattttttcatgATAATAACAAATACAGATATGAGAATATTAAACGGCAAATTCCCTGatgtttcattttataaatataatagtatgatatttaataaaaaagtaaattataatacCGAATTTAGTATAAgagtattattttataaattaaaaaatatagcatctaaatataaaaagcaTATTATTCCTTTTTGCTCATTAAATATCGACTTTTATATTCGCATGCTTGTACAAGTCTTAGATGATCCACTTCAAACAAAAGATCTTTGTATTGATACTGGTATTGTTTATCAATGTACAAAATGCTCAAGCTTTCAAATAAATCCTGTTGcttcaaaaaaaactattaaTTTTACAGAAACAAATAATGTTTCTCTTTCACAAAGgagaaaaatgaataaaaaaaaaaaagaacaaaattCTAAAGATAcaaatttagaaaataattctaCGGATAAAAAccaaacaaatatttatgaaaatgaaacaaaagATAATCAATTAAATGATGATGAAGTAGCAAATACAGAAAAAGAAGCAGAGGAAAATTCACATGATAAAACACCAGAAGCTATTCCAAATGGAAATGATACCAATTTTCATATTggctataaatataaaaatagtaaattaAATGTATCACATAAATGCGAAGAATGTGGAGGAGATATATTAATAGGGGGACCTATATATATCGGGAAATTACATAGCAatgattttataaacacatgtatatcattattagaAAATTTGGATGAACATAATTTAAGTGCAATAAAAACTAGAGAAAGAATATTAATAAACTTAAGATGTTTAAAACAAGAGATAAATGTTCCATTATACTATAATTTACAATCTTTATTtagaaattttaaaatttgctCTTTTTCCAGAAAATTAATTGTTAAtgcattattaaatttgaattatgaagtttcatattttcataGAGATCCAGATagtataaaaacaaatgcccctaacaatattttcatGGACGTATTTAGGGctattgtttttaaaattaattcaaaaagtaaaaaaaattcaaataatatcCAAGACAAGGCAAATGGCGAAGTAAATGATGGTGATCAAAGCAATGAATCAAAACAAGATggagataataataattctaatatagtaaaaaaaatatactctATACATACtataaaagatgaaaaattgaaggaaaaattattaacttgtgatttttttaaaaaaaattcttcctttgataatataaatatttcaaatattatgaaaaaacaaCCATATGTTAAATTGTTTACCATCGAAAATCCAGAGCCTTTTTGGGGACCCTTGAAAAAGCACTCtgaaaaattttga